The Armatimonadota bacterium genome window below encodes:
- the rmuC gene encoding DNA recombination protein RmuC, producing the protein MPKDGSLMLLVVAFLAAIVGFAAAYFVSKSRLDGVVSSSADRLADAKANLDRALADRNSIQAKLNEVLPLEGEVSTLRESLASLKLTLTNLETELNALREEHEQASLEIQGFELKSQSQEALIREREDALERQRKQFAEDKKQLEDSFASLSKQALAQAQQSFLEVAESKFKDARQVSQKEIDQLLSPMKETLGQLKEHTRELEEKRTHSYAELSQQVRSLLSSTNQLSNALKRPEVRGSWGELTLKRAAEAAGLVEGNDFEMQVSSNTDDGRLRPDMVVKLPNGKTIVVDSKVPLDAYLAAIHAEDSGEKTLKLKEHAAQVRKHIQQLSSKQYQGIYADSADFVVMFVPSEALYQGAIEQDPSLLEEAFNKKVILANPMTLVALLRTVASGMQQQKAYENALQIAKLGGELHDAVGVMTEHFVKVGKNIGQAANSYNQMVGSVERNVLSKARRMRELGAKGTKELDEPEILNAVIRPSALPVVEAKDEPGALF; encoded by the coding sequence ATGCCAAAAGATGGGTCTTTGATGCTGTTAGTGGTTGCTTTTTTGGCGGCCATCGTAGGGTTCGCCGCAGCGTATTTCGTGTCGAAATCACGTCTTGATGGCGTCGTGTCGTCATCCGCAGACCGTCTAGCGGATGCAAAAGCGAACCTCGACCGAGCACTCGCGGACCGAAACTCCATCCAGGCCAAACTGAATGAAGTTCTCCCGCTGGAGGGCGAAGTTTCAACCTTGCGTGAATCGTTGGCGAGTTTAAAGTTGACGCTCACAAACCTTGAAACTGAACTGAATGCACTTCGAGAAGAGCACGAGCAAGCGAGCCTGGAAATTCAGGGGTTCGAGCTCAAGAGCCAGAGCCAAGAAGCGCTGATTCGTGAGCGAGAAGACGCCCTGGAACGTCAGCGAAAGCAGTTTGCGGAAGATAAGAAACAACTCGAAGACTCTTTTGCATCCTTGTCGAAACAAGCACTTGCACAAGCCCAACAGAGCTTCCTCGAAGTTGCTGAAAGCAAGTTCAAGGACGCTCGCCAAGTATCCCAAAAAGAGATTGACCAGCTACTCTCTCCGATGAAGGAGACCTTGGGCCAGCTCAAAGAACACACCCGCGAACTGGAAGAAAAACGAACCCACTCCTACGCAGAGCTTTCGCAGCAAGTCAGGAGCCTGTTGTCCTCCACCAATCAACTTTCGAATGCGCTCAAAAGGCCAGAGGTGAGAGGCTCGTGGGGAGAACTCACCCTCAAGCGGGCGGCTGAGGCGGCAGGGCTGGTGGAAGGCAACGACTTTGAGATGCAAGTTTCATCAAACACCGATGATGGGCGTTTACGCCCAGACATGGTCGTCAAACTGCCAAACGGAAAGACAATCGTCGTCGACTCAAAAGTGCCGCTCGACGCCTATCTCGCCGCAATCCATGCCGAAGACTCCGGCGAAAAGACGTTGAAACTCAAGGAGCACGCCGCTCAGGTGCGAAAACACATTCAGCAGCTCTCCAGCAAACAGTATCAAGGAATATACGCCGACTCAGCCGACTTTGTGGTAATGTTCGTGCCAAGCGAAGCGCTGTATCAAGGCGCGATTGAACAAGATCCAAGCCTGCTCGAAGAGGCCTTTAATAAGAAGGTGATTCTTGCTAATCCGATGACTCTTGTGGCCCTGCTAAGAACCGTAGCCAGCGGTATGCAGCAGCAGAAAGCCTACGAAAACGCCCTCCAAATTGCGAAGCTGGGTGGCGAACTCCACGATGCCGTTGGCGTCATGACTGAGCACTTTGTAAAAGTCGGCAAAAACATTGGTCAAGCGGCCAACAGTTACAACCAAATGGTCGGCTCTGTCGAGCGTAATGTCCTCAGCAAGGCTAGGAGGATGCGCGAGCTCGGCGCGAAAGGGACCAAGGAGTTGGATGAGCCAGAAATCTTAAACGCCGTGATCCGGCCATCTGCGTTGCCGGTCGTT
- a CDS encoding glycosyltransferase family 4 protein, which translates to MKIAVWSNLPTGGARRALHDHLTGLVGKGHEVEHWRPPVPNPDWMRMPCKEHEVPAGIIGDENSYLKRVIKHIVRPTLAIQTMERHSQICAGQMEGFDVLFANTCCQYHSPFIGRYFKGPKLLYLQEPNRFLYEALPRLAWLGPEAGVSWRRRLRGVFDMVALRRQAAAELENAKSFDRILVNSYFSAESVSKVYGLNSQVCYLGIDLDKFTPSPNSRESFVLGVGAIATPKRLELAIRAIGAMPASRPKLIWVGNYTDETYKASLDVLAHEQGVELEWRFLISDLELVGLMQRAVCVLYVPRLEPFGYVPLEAAACGASVVTVREGGLRETMTEIGYLADPTPESIAQQICRVLADPAEAKQKALAKIPGIHAQWGLAAATDRLEAHLLEITRRP; encoded by the coding sequence ATGAAAATCGCGGTGTGGTCAAACTTGCCCACGGGGGGCGCAAGGCGAGCGCTGCATGACCACCTGACCGGGTTGGTTGGCAAAGGCCATGAGGTGGAGCATTGGCGGCCACCAGTTCCAAATCCAGATTGGATGAGGATGCCGTGCAAAGAGCATGAAGTACCCGCGGGCATCATCGGCGATGAGAACTCCTACTTAAAGAGGGTCATCAAGCACATCGTCCGGCCCACCTTGGCGATACAAACGATGGAACGTCACTCCCAGATTTGCGCTGGGCAGATGGAGGGGTTTGATGTCCTTTTTGCCAATACCTGTTGCCAGTACCACTCGCCGTTCATCGGTCGCTATTTCAAGGGTCCAAAGCTGTTGTACTTACAAGAGCCCAATCGATTTCTCTATGAGGCGCTGCCTCGGCTTGCTTGGCTTGGACCCGAAGCCGGAGTATCTTGGCGAAGACGGCTGAGAGGAGTTTTTGACATGGTTGCGCTACGGAGGCAGGCAGCGGCTGAGTTGGAGAATGCGAAATCATTCGACCGAATTCTGGTGAACAGCTACTTCTCGGCGGAATCAGTCTCAAAGGTTTACGGATTGAATTCCCAAGTTTGCTACCTTGGCATCGACCTGGACAAGTTCACGCCGAGTCCGAATTCTCGCGAGTCGTTTGTGTTGGGGGTAGGAGCGATTGCGACACCGAAGCGGCTTGAACTCGCGATTCGCGCCATTGGGGCAATGCCTGCCTCACGCCCAAAGCTCATCTGGGTTGGGAACTATACCGACGAAACCTACAAGGCCTCGCTCGATGTTCTTGCTCACGAGCAAGGAGTCGAACTGGAATGGAGATTCTTGATCTCTGACTTGGAGCTAGTAGGCCTGATGCAGCGGGCGGTTTGCGTCTTGTATGTTCCTCGTTTGGAGCCCTTTGGCTATGTCCCACTGGAAGCCGCTGCATGCGGAGCCTCGGTCGTAACCGTACGCGAAGGTGGCCTGCGGGAGACGATGACCGAGATTGGATACCTCGCGGACCCAACACCGGAGTCTATAGCCCAGCAGATTTGCCGGGTTCTCGCTGATCCGGCGGAGGCAAAGCAGAAAGCCCTGGCAAAGATCCCAGGAATCCACGCACAATGGGGGCTTGCGGCGGCGACTGATCGACTTGAGGCGCATCTTTTGGAGATTACTAGACGTCCGTAA
- a CDS encoding glycosyltransferase family 1 protein codes for METFRVGIDFRGAQSGGGSGQRGIGRYTTELVLGLLEYGRPYLQQQTGKLVEIVLFHAEGVPIPAEINGLVTTAPVKAPTWSDGKKPLWLRLPKIRSQKRFHEMRFNNSVKSQKREMERQLAKVKLDVLHIPSALDVGSYPIYSYPCPVVMTFLDAIVVELREDVLDSYPWFLQDYYFLQAKNLESADRIVAISEASKSDASRVFGLAEDKINVVYPAVSKVYDHPPEPSLRSRPYFLFCSVPDPHKNPRRVMEAFSRMPDSHDLVFISPHDQLYMPSLMAYAQELGIHKRFFMTGFIPERELINLFQNAEALVSPSKMEGFGLPVAQALRAGIPVITSNVSAQAEIAEGVGLLVDPYSVDQIAHAMSSILSNYDRDLARQLGRQRACWFDAEKVTRELADVYLSVARK; via the coding sequence GTGGAAACGTTCCGAGTTGGTATCGACTTTCGCGGTGCCCAGAGCGGAGGAGGAAGCGGCCAGCGGGGCATTGGCAGGTACACGACTGAGTTAGTTCTTGGACTACTCGAATACGGTCGACCGTATTTGCAACAGCAAACTGGAAAGCTGGTCGAGATCGTCCTGTTTCATGCAGAGGGAGTCCCGATTCCGGCTGAGATCAACGGGTTGGTTACAACCGCTCCGGTTAAGGCGCCAACATGGAGCGATGGCAAAAAGCCTTTGTGGCTGCGCTTACCAAAAATTCGGTCTCAAAAGCGGTTTCATGAAATGCGCTTTAACAACTCTGTGAAGAGCCAGAAACGGGAGATGGAAAGGCAGTTGGCTAAAGTCAAGCTTGACGTGCTGCACATTCCATCAGCCCTGGACGTAGGCAGCTATCCCATCTACTCGTACCCGTGCCCTGTCGTGATGACCTTCCTCGATGCCATCGTGGTCGAACTCCGTGAGGACGTCCTAGATTCCTATCCCTGGTTCCTCCAGGACTACTACTTTCTTCAAGCTAAAAACTTGGAAAGCGCAGATCGGATTGTGGCAATCTCCGAGGCTTCCAAGTCAGACGCGAGCAGAGTGTTTGGTTTGGCCGAAGACAAGATCAATGTCGTCTATCCTGCTGTCTCGAAGGTTTACGACCACCCACCCGAACCGTCCCTAAGAAGTCGGCCCTACTTCCTCTTCTGCAGTGTCCCAGACCCTCACAAGAATCCTCGACGGGTGATGGAGGCGTTTTCCAGAATGCCGGATAGCCACGACCTTGTGTTTATATCGCCTCACGATCAGCTCTACATGCCAAGCCTTATGGCCTACGCCCAAGAGCTTGGAATTCACAAGCGATTCTTCATGACAGGTTTCATCCCTGAGCGAGAGCTGATCAACCTATTCCAAAATGCCGAAGCCCTTGTCAGCCCCTCTAAGATGGAAGGCTTTGGGCTCCCGGTCGCTCAGGCACTGAGGGCAGGAATTCCCGTGATCACCAGCAACGTTTCTGCGCAAGCCGAAATTGCCGAGGGAGTCGGACTCCTCGTTGATCCATATTCCGTGGATCAAATCGCTCACGCGATGTCGAGCATCCTGAGCAACTATGATCGCGACTTGGCACGACAACTCGGGCGTCAGAGGGCATGTTGGTTTGATGCTGAAAAAGTCACTCGCGAACTTGCCGACGTATATTTATCCGTTGCTCGGAAATAG
- a CDS encoding LCP family protein yields MLWIALFLFGGTVAGWLGRSKVMVDSIQGLTADPKETFRQDAVNLLLLGCDEDLAPGGQQVLKSAGRADMILLARLDFKNQTITGISVPRDTRVRLKGGPDHKVNAYHNLAKREKANEFQQKAVETLTGVKVDRTVQIDYTAFQELIDSVGGVEVMIKYRMDYVDKAGGLFVDFRPGRKLLDGYDAMCYVRYRKTTPKSALYPKGGEGDPKAEGDFVRTERQRQLLLAFQGAVLKHITALPEIVEKGVAVLGGALTTKEIAALATFQKKVGQKNVKMLRMPTKPGRGTFEEIDRPAATKMFKQYGFIPAGAVSKEEDANQ; encoded by the coding sequence GTGCTATGGATAGCACTTTTCCTTTTCGGTGGGACAGTTGCCGGCTGGCTTGGCCGAAGTAAGGTCATGGTCGACAGTATCCAAGGCTTGACTGCGGACCCCAAAGAAACGTTCCGGCAAGACGCCGTAAATCTTCTCCTCCTCGGATGCGATGAAGATCTGGCTCCAGGCGGCCAACAAGTCCTAAAGTCTGCCGGTCGCGCCGACATGATCCTACTGGCGAGACTTGACTTCAAGAACCAAACGATTACGGGCATATCTGTTCCTCGCGATACTCGGGTCCGCCTTAAAGGAGGTCCAGATCACAAGGTAAACGCGTATCACAACCTTGCCAAACGGGAGAAGGCGAACGAGTTTCAGCAGAAAGCCGTTGAAACTCTCACTGGCGTCAAAGTAGACCGCACGGTTCAAATCGACTACACCGCGTTCCAAGAACTGATCGATTCAGTTGGCGGAGTCGAGGTAATGATCAAGTACCGAATGGACTATGTGGATAAGGCCGGTGGGCTCTTCGTTGATTTTAGGCCCGGCAGAAAACTCCTAGACGGTTACGATGCCATGTGCTACGTTCGCTACCGAAAGACCACCCCAAAGAGCGCGCTGTATCCTAAAGGCGGAGAGGGTGATCCGAAAGCCGAAGGCGATTTTGTGCGCACAGAGCGTCAGCGCCAACTGCTACTGGCGTTCCAAGGTGCAGTCCTGAAACACATCACGGCACTCCCCGAGATTGTTGAGAAGGGTGTCGCAGTTCTCGGCGGCGCTTTGACAACCAAGGAAATTGCTGCTTTGGCAACCTTCCAGAAAAAGGTTGGTCAGAAGAACGTGAAGATGCTTCGGATGCCGACCAAACCAGGACGGGGAACGTTCGAAGAGATTGACCGGCCAGCGGCGACCAAGATGTTCAAGCAGTATGGATTCATTCCTGCTGGAGCCGTGAGTAAAGAGGAGGATGCAAACCAATGA
- a CDS encoding ATP-binding protein, with amino-acid sequence MDVNGRLIRAVQSATHKLSSHGEFDTLLRDVLKICVEAVGAQGGTIYLHDPATNRLVFQHVLPAEVEPLLPMKDIADDFGMAGAAFQSQKTLLKEIPEKPESELNPFERATGIVVRSMVATPLMMEDEQPIGVVQLLNKQDEAFNDTDGAVLDTIASVATMAYLNFRLQEESTRASTLLGMGKVSHDIGNLAASLYASLSFGEMAIGELKRTLEPASVPEEAQENLESLDPLVGDLRQSVDRIVGYSRLISDMSAGRSLRPNFQVSSMARTIENGASYLESEARSKHVKMIYDIENNAPESAYDDLYVFRIVQNLVGNSIKAVFETIEEETLAAAEEEEFLGSVTVRYTFKETEHWFEVVDSGPGMPPEVARRILSGNARSQWSKAGGSGWGTKIVLELANSHDGKVEIESEPGHGSTFRVRFPHCPVAAEGN; translated from the coding sequence ATGGATGTCAATGGTCGGCTGATACGAGCGGTACAGTCGGCGACGCATAAGCTGTCCTCTCACGGCGAGTTCGATACACTTCTGCGGGACGTCTTGAAAATCTGCGTCGAAGCGGTAGGGGCACAAGGCGGAACGATTTACCTCCATGATCCGGCGACGAACCGCCTCGTTTTCCAACACGTGCTTCCCGCCGAAGTAGAGCCTCTGCTGCCGATGAAGGATATCGCCGACGACTTCGGCATGGCCGGGGCAGCTTTTCAGAGCCAGAAAACGCTTCTCAAAGAGATTCCGGAGAAGCCTGAGAGCGAGCTCAATCCGTTTGAGAGGGCGACCGGAATTGTCGTTCGAAGCATGGTCGCGACGCCTCTCATGATGGAGGACGAGCAACCAATTGGAGTCGTTCAACTCCTCAACAAACAGGACGAGGCGTTCAACGATACGGATGGCGCGGTGCTTGATACAATTGCTTCCGTCGCAACAATGGCGTATCTCAACTTTCGACTTCAAGAAGAGTCGACGCGAGCATCGACTTTGCTGGGAATGGGCAAGGTGTCTCATGACATCGGAAACCTGGCTGCTTCGCTCTACGCTTCGCTGAGCTTTGGCGAAATGGCAATTGGCGAGCTGAAGCGTACGCTCGAACCAGCTAGCGTTCCCGAAGAGGCGCAAGAAAATTTGGAATCACTGGATCCTCTTGTCGGGGATCTTCGGCAATCCGTTGATCGAATCGTCGGCTACTCTCGGCTCATCAGCGACATGTCGGCCGGTCGGTCGCTACGACCAAACTTTCAGGTCAGCAGCATGGCGCGAACCATCGAAAACGGTGCCTCCTACCTGGAATCCGAAGCCAGGTCGAAGCATGTTAAGATGATTTACGACATTGAGAACAACGCCCCCGAGTCCGCATACGACGACCTTTACGTTTTTCGGATCGTCCAAAACCTGGTCGGGAATTCGATCAAGGCGGTTTTCGAAACGATCGAAGAGGAAACTCTGGCGGCTGCGGAAGAAGAAGAGTTTTTGGGCTCAGTGACGGTTCGATACACGTTCAAGGAGACCGAGCACTGGTTCGAAGTCGTGGATTCAGGTCCAGGTATGCCGCCCGAAGTGGCACGAAGAATCCTGAGCGGAAATGCGCGTAGCCAGTGGTCAAAGGCGGGCGGTAGTGGCTGGGGGACCAAAATCGTCTTGGAACTAGCAAATAGCCATGACGGTAAAGTAGAAATAGAAAGCGAACCGGGGCACGGAAGCACCTTTAGAGTTCGTTTTCCTCACTGCCCAGTTGCGGCGGAAGGGAACTAG
- a CDS encoding CocE/NonD family hydrolase: protein MSPLLFALSVQVSTKEFIFRYDGKESGSSVYREFGNGKAESLTEIDLAGYHVSSKLSIQSSDDKVTQFEFDEKMLAGTKEVQVSSIRFEDGKATFTTKRGGTPTVAPIEPTLPIFANFHPGLLKKLDLSGISKLTLKKMFMLESLSKAGFTFDSPLSRQITRDGKSMEASVYPMKVVTVQGSAAFDKSGEFLGWNIPSQKIGFELKGTGGLFVDPIAKYPELSQASMETTTAEVDIPMRDGVTTKATVYRPKAEGRYPVILTRTPYGRKQSPTANFFASRGYVFVSQDVRGTGDSKGVFLPMESERADGYDTIDWIDNQVWCNGRVGMIGASYGGFVQWAAAVENHPSLKCMVPQVSPPGSAMWNLPYDAGTLLLMSDLWWMRIVDNPNGNGALGAMDTMKNLRALNILPLNKIDDKLLGFNSKIYDRWLTKEGSKSWPTVDFENLIGKVEIPVLHISGWFDGDEIGTQRNWMFGRSAGKKNQWLIYGPWNHFFNTTSSLQDVNFGDHAILELDSLYLRWFDTWLKEKQVGIEKVPKAKFFVTGKNQWIETSDWPMSGSTTQSLQFDFASGKMVSKVSKPSSKTYIYDPSTTKFEIDTLDIGSQAGSMFASKKTLALAPIYLESEPMKEDTTITGPMSVEFDFKSDAKDTDFFAEVWDMDANNKAYPAFRGGKLRAAYVNGMDQPRALLAGKTYRAKLMMWDAAHLVKKGHRLAFRLKSENFPAAARNLGGMEPLATAIKIFKQRNTLMSSPSSPAVFKFQILPAGAVK from the coding sequence ATGTCGCCTCTTCTCTTCGCACTTTCAGTTCAAGTTTCGACCAAGGAGTTCATTTTCCGATACGACGGAAAAGAGTCGGGTTCAAGCGTTTACAGAGAGTTCGGCAATGGCAAAGCTGAGTCGCTCACTGAGATTGACTTGGCCGGCTATCATGTGTCGTCGAAGCTCTCCATCCAAAGCTCGGATGACAAAGTCACCCAGTTTGAGTTTGATGAGAAGATGCTTGCCGGAACGAAAGAGGTGCAGGTTTCGTCGATCCGGTTCGAGGATGGCAAAGCAACATTCACGACCAAGAGAGGTGGCACCCCGACGGTCGCGCCGATCGAACCAACCCTACCCATTTTTGCCAATTTCCACCCTGGACTATTGAAGAAACTGGATTTGTCCGGCATCTCAAAGCTAACCCTGAAGAAGATGTTTATGCTCGAAAGCCTAAGCAAAGCAGGTTTCACCTTTGATTCCCCGCTTTCCCGCCAAATCACCCGTGACGGGAAATCGATGGAGGCAAGCGTATATCCGATGAAGGTAGTCACCGTTCAAGGTTCTGCAGCATTCGATAAAAGTGGCGAGTTTCTTGGGTGGAACATTCCTTCGCAAAAGATTGGCTTCGAACTGAAAGGAACAGGTGGGCTGTTCGTTGATCCGATCGCGAAGTACCCAGAACTGAGCCAGGCATCGATGGAAACGACGACAGCCGAAGTCGACATCCCGATGCGCGACGGAGTTACGACAAAGGCGACTGTCTACCGGCCGAAGGCCGAGGGTCGTTATCCGGTAATTCTCACTCGCACCCCTTACGGTCGCAAGCAGTCGCCAACCGCAAACTTCTTTGCGAGCCGTGGCTATGTGTTCGTCTCCCAAGACGTCCGAGGAACGGGCGACTCCAAAGGTGTGTTCCTGCCGATGGAGTCAGAGCGAGCGGATGGGTATGACACCATCGACTGGATTGACAACCAAGTTTGGTGCAACGGTCGAGTCGGAATGATTGGTGCATCTTATGGTGGGTTCGTCCAATGGGCCGCCGCAGTAGAAAATCACCCATCGCTCAAATGCATGGTTCCGCAAGTATCGCCTCCGGGGAGCGCCATGTGGAACTTGCCTTACGACGCAGGAACCCTGCTTCTGATGAGCGATCTGTGGTGGATGCGAATCGTTGACAATCCAAACGGCAACGGCGCTCTAGGAGCCATGGACACGATGAAGAACCTGCGGGCCTTGAACATCTTGCCGCTCAATAAAATTGACGACAAACTGCTGGGCTTCAACAGCAAGATTTACGACCGCTGGCTGACAAAGGAAGGCTCCAAGAGCTGGCCGACTGTCGACTTCGAGAACTTGATCGGGAAAGTCGAGATTCCGGTCTTGCATATTAGTGGCTGGTTCGATGGGGACGAGATTGGCACACAGCGTAACTGGATGTTCGGTAGGTCGGCCGGGAAAAAGAATCAGTGGCTCATCTATGGACCCTGGAATCACTTCTTCAACACGACCTCGTCACTCCAAGACGTTAACTTTGGTGATCACGCGATCCTGGAACTCGACTCGCTCTACCTCCGCTGGTTCGACACCTGGCTCAAGGAGAAGCAAGTTGGAATCGAAAAAGTGCCCAAGGCGAAGTTCTTCGTCACCGGCAAGAACCAGTGGATCGAAACCAGCGATTGGCCAATGTCGGGCAGTACCACCCAATCTCTCCAATTTGACTTTGCGTCTGGGAAGATGGTCAGCAAGGTTTCCAAACCTTCGAGTAAGACGTACATCTATGATCCCTCGACAACGAAGTTCGAGATCGATACGCTTGATATCGGATCGCAAGCGGGCTCGATGTTTGCATCGAAAAAGACTCTGGCTTTGGCTCCGATCTACCTCGAGTCAGAGCCGATGAAAGAAGACACTACTATCACCGGTCCGATGTCCGTCGAGTTCGATTTCAAGAGCGACGCGAAGGACACCGACTTCTTTGCCGAGGTCTGGGATATGGACGCCAACAATAAGGCATACCCGGCTTTCCGAGGAGGAAAACTTCGAGCGGCGTATGTCAACGGCATGGATCAGCCGAGAGCTCTATTGGCAGGGAAGACATATCGCGCAAAGTTAATGATGTGGGACGCAGCTCATCTAGTCAAAAAGGGACACCGATTGGCATTTAGGCTGAAGAGCGAGAATTTTCCAGCTGCGGCAAGGAATCTAGGTGGCATGGAGCCCCTTGCCACTGCGATAAAGATTTTCAAGCAGAGGAATACCTTGATGAGCTCACCTTCGAGTCCGGCTGTGTTCAAGTTCCAAATTCTTCCAGCTGGGGCTGTCAAGTAA
- a CDS encoding tetratricopeptide repeat protein — MKVASVVVGCSVLVAALVGANTSSIKESVNPAIKPVGLEAQDSHAAASLLGQFRTSASSWLFLHADLYLHNGVEMRPLTDAEIKNGRKGVGGDSKEEKIHDDSKIVTVIPSEKIDFRGIFGDIERATTSYKDMTGHSHNTPKDSLPLFRLMTFLDPQFVSGWTTGANIMLWEKDREGFRKALVYLNEGLQHNPKSIDILSQIAFCHLKEFEGKRDFAQALPFLQRASVIAHENWGHLSEDEIEASQTNYRRLAVTLRELGKKDEERRIVLEGLEHFPGDTPLAFMLRRLNGEVIPEDELSRPMIFKPKELQEDEKQKRVPIRFI, encoded by the coding sequence GTGAAAGTCGCCTCTGTAGTTGTTGGATGCTCCGTGCTTGTCGCCGCTCTTGTAGGAGCCAACACGAGCTCGATCAAGGAGAGCGTCAACCCTGCGATCAAGCCAGTTGGGCTCGAAGCCCAGGATTCTCACGCTGCGGCGTCCTTGCTCGGTCAATTCCGTACCAGTGCATCGTCTTGGCTGTTTCTCCACGCAGATTTGTATCTCCATAACGGAGTTGAAATGCGACCGCTCACGGATGCGGAAATCAAAAACGGTCGCAAGGGAGTTGGCGGCGACTCAAAAGAGGAAAAGATTCATGACGACTCAAAGATCGTCACGGTCATCCCCTCAGAGAAGATCGACTTCCGAGGCATCTTTGGCGACATTGAACGAGCAACCACAAGCTACAAGGACATGACTGGCCACAGTCATAACACTCCCAAGGACTCGCTCCCTCTGTTTCGGTTGATGACTTTCTTGGATCCGCAGTTCGTCTCTGGCTGGACGACCGGGGCAAACATTATGCTGTGGGAAAAGGACCGAGAGGGATTCCGAAAGGCGCTGGTTTATCTTAACGAAGGACTCCAGCACAACCCGAAGAGTATCGATATACTCTCTCAGATCGCCTTCTGCCATCTCAAAGAGTTTGAAGGTAAGCGAGACTTCGCCCAAGCACTCCCGTTCTTGCAAAGGGCAAGCGTCATCGCCCACGAGAACTGGGGCCATTTGTCGGAAGATGAAATCGAGGCTAGTCAGACGAACTACCGTCGGCTTGCTGTGACTCTTCGAGAACTGGGCAAGAAAGATGAGGAGCGGAGAATCGTGCTTGAGGGACTAGAGCATTTTCCCGGCGACACTCCGCTCGCCTTTATGTTGAGGCGTTTGAACGGCGAAGTTATTCCGGAAGACGAATTGAGCCGGCCGATGATCTTCAAGCCAAAAGAGCTCCAAGAGGACGAGAAGCAAAAACGAGTTCCAATCCGATTTATTTAG
- a CDS encoding ABC transporter permease subunit, whose protein sequence is MNFSAYRALARCVVLESLRRKDLWVVAILGFVILLASSTLGFFGFSGLEIFAKDMAVTVLGMFSTIIAVLTSSRLIPDEIKNRTLYPLLARPISRLDLLVGKLIGAVIVTWISFLLLAALTALALMIFHVKFELIMVQYLVAKMLGLVVVCSFAMMLSTYMTPSAAATMSFIFAFGSPMIARGLVMASAENPAVKPVCAVINSLLPQTGLFDLGGRAVYIGWTMVPLWVMGFLFAYGFAYSGATLALSWAKFRRQAV, encoded by the coding sequence ATGAACTTTTCCGCCTATCGCGCTCTGGCGCGCTGTGTTGTTTTGGAGTCGCTTCGGCGAAAAGATCTTTGGGTAGTCGCCATCCTTGGCTTTGTGATCCTGCTCGCGAGTAGCACCCTTGGGTTCTTCGGATTTAGTGGCCTTGAGATCTTTGCAAAGGACATGGCGGTCACCGTACTCGGAATGTTCTCAACGATCATCGCCGTCCTTACCTCGTCGCGACTGATCCCGGATGAGATCAAAAACCGAACGCTTTATCCGCTCCTCGCCAGACCAATTTCTCGACTCGACCTATTGGTTGGAAAACTGATTGGTGCAGTGATCGTAACTTGGATTTCGTTCCTGCTGCTTGCCGCCCTCACTGCCCTTGCGCTGATGATCTTTCATGTTAAGTTTGAGTTGATCATGGTTCAGTACCTGGTTGCTAAGATGCTCGGCTTGGTTGTTGTCTGCTCCTTTGCCATGATGCTTAGCACGTATATGACGCCGAGCGCCGCAGCAACGATGTCGTTCATCTTCGCTTTCGGCTCGCCAATGATCGCACGGGGGCTGGTGATGGCTTCCGCCGAGAATCCAGCTGTCAAGCCGGTTTGTGCGGTGATCAATAGCCTTCTTCCGCAGACCGGTCTGTTCGACCTTGGCGGGCGAGCCGTTTACATTGGTTGGACAATGGTCCCTCTCTGGGTCATGGGATTCCTGTTCGCCTATGGTTTTGCCTACTCCGGCGCAACGCTTGCTCTAAGCTGGGCCAAGTTCCGAAGGCAGGCGGTTTAA